GGCCTGAAACCAATATGGCCACCCATGGCGTAGATGAGCCCATCGAGCACGACCACACTAACATTACATCGATGCCAGTGCATGGGGGCCATCTGCTGCCATGCTCGTGTGATCGGGTCGTATCTGCGCAAGGTATTGATGAAATTTTGCCCATCAAACCCCCCAATGCAGTACACAAACCCATCATGGTACACCGTGCCATGACCAGCTAGGttgctctgctcctcctgcgtgatatccacccagcggtcggcccgtGTGTCATATGCATCAATGCAGTTTGTCgtgcgcatgttccatccaccaacagccagcaaaatgtcagagggcaagcgcgggcggatcagtgggttctcaaaatcagagaATGGACTTTCATCATGAAGATCATAGATGACCTTCATGACATCAGtgataattggcctgcacgccgcattggccttcaccagatcgttggctttgacgatcttcataaagtactccggatccatacgagccatccgaatctacacatgaaacaagaatgagagaattcccatgagttccttagtgctttctgtgaatctctggagatgagcaattcctaacattaaaggtacattagctgaagccatttacatagaaagtctcagatgtgtcagctaacacttatttcatgtaagacatttcagtgttttgttttccattatttcttacactctcctcccaggtgtaatacctggaagccttggttgtagacttatgggacatggaaatggaggttcagtctctagctacagtaataaggacttcactcaatgagcattctattgttatatacacaagtcaatgagaacatagtataactatactcaccttgggcaacagagctgaaatgtgggcctctcgggtggcaggctcgtgctcgatccaccggaggatggcgtcaaacaccacatcctcttctctgacattcagctcatcctgctgtatgatgtcagaaagttgttcaagacttagttctgggaactcgtttgagctgatggcaacctccttaaagtttttcaagatgaagttgaatgcagactggtgcagctcgtttacgcagtagacatcggcgattttaagaaggccaatgcagttgttgaggcagagctgctcatgcaggaaatcatagcagcgctgcacgatgcccaagacactgagataatcagccGCAACCAAAAAGCGTAATGTTCCTAATAGAGTGGCTgatctgtcctgaaatcgtaaaactgaaaagttttcaaacacagtatgtatattatataacatgttggataaatagatgtaatttattggtgacttcgtgtacattgaagtttctgccttttaaacaactataaagtaatgttgtttgttatataaaaaatgtacatttaaatgtatgaaacaaaaaatgtatacacacacacattacattttCGTTAGCTGTAAAATACAGTGAAGTGAAATCTCCATTATTTGCGTTGCAATattccaccactagggggcaatttTGGACGAAGGAATCTCTTTAATGGCTGTTACCAACAGAAATGTTTGCTGCTACAGTATTCAGCTTTCTGGGTGTCCTGCAAAAAGAACTAGATGACTACAAGTAGGTATGGAATGCACACTGCCCATCTGACAAACCAGAAGCCACtttttgaaatgtaaattttattattgaaacattttgttgGATTGCACTCTAGGTTTAATGGAAGAAACTGTGGATTCCATGTATCTCCTGAAAATCTTCGTAGTCTTTGTGGAGACAATGATCTTCAAATTCACTTTGAGGTCTTGCAGAGACAAAATGAACTTGCTCCACCAGTCAGCTGGGTTACTGCCATGGagaattatattgcattcaaaagTGTATTAGGTCTATAAGGTAATTCTGCTAACAAATTGTACAAAGCTctcaaaattattttggttttcagacaacaaataacattttttccagcctttgttctccaaataagacatttatttaaacgttgtatacaaaaataaattaagcatGTTCAACAAGAACACTTTGGCCATTATACATATTGCTGTGTATAGAGCCATTAAACTGCCCCCTTAAAGCTTTTTACTGCCAAACAAAGCTGTCAGGTCAAAAATCACACTGTTAAAAATGAAGTAtaaaagaatacaaaaataactTCTAACAACTTATAACACTTATTCAATAAGATTATAGAACAACATAATCATTACATTGCAATTCAATCACCAGAGGTGGCGTGGAGTACAATAATTAACAGCTTGGCTTCAGGGAATGCCAAACCCTTCAGGGAATCCCAGTGTTATTTAACTGTCCCATtctgtgtcccttccctgtttggccagtaggtgtcatTGGTCATCTCGTCCCACGTGTTGTCAGTCTTTCTTGTCCTCCCCTGTTGTCAGTCTGTAGCGTTTCCCTTGTTCCCTGCCAGCCACTTGTTGAGCACGTGGTTACCTGTAATTTCAATTCATTAACTTACTGTTTGCCATAGgcttttaaatacattataaataatttaaaaaaataacataacaagagataatactatgaatttcctcactgattaattgtgttgtgggttggaactcagtatggagtccccacaaagatacagataccttatatgtgtgtgtgtgtgtgtgtgtgtagcagggccgtagcacatcttcttctttgtgttcaggaattgcttcttgtaggttaagttagaatggttttcacagttctttggtctggagatcaggctgattaatcacagttgatttttgtggacaatcaaccatatacatatgtacatatatatgtgtgtgtgtgtgtacagtagtgtgcaaaaaatcataagcagtcaaaagaaattgtgtgatgtcacgattgttacggtttgtagcagctaatcactgctgttaatagcagctaatagctgctgtctgtagcagctaaactACTGTTActataactgctaataacataacaattttcccgttttttgtgtaataaagtatataatgtagtaatgtggtgtgtttttgattcaaatatgttagtatggtaTTGGCAAGATATTAttgtatcagcctttattacattaagggggaaaattagcacattattggcagttattacattaacggtaggtatcatatgtgcccttgagaggtaaagtgggctatcccacatgtcagtcaaaaatgactgtccaatattaattattgagggtctatctatcttttaaatatactgagatctgtgctacctatgatacatatcaattgtagggtatagacacactgattttttttttttttaattcaactttggagctcattttctcaaaactttgtttttgtgggatagcccactttacctctcaagggcacatgttATATAGGTCTAATGTacgaagcattaacgttagaCATGATGAgctggttacccaccaggcaggcagatgggggcaggtgggcgaggtgcagcgtactgtacgaagcgggggtgcgcaggcactgtgcagcagctgaagctCCTCTTAGGTGCAATCATTTCCTGCGCACGGCACCAGCTGCCTTTCACTGCATTGAAACATTCCACTTTTGCAGTTACTTTGAAGCCATCGGAGCCTCCCATCgcaaacagcaagccgtccaccactgcgatgccgaaaTAGCTTCTTTGTTGTCTCATGGGAGGCCCAGCGTGCCACTGGTTAATTGCAGGGTCATAGACCTCCATAGTCCGCACTGGATGAGCCCCGTTGGTACCGCCCACCTGCgagacaccaatggtaagtgatcactcgggtaccaaacagataagtaaatatcagctttctcgaagtcaggaactcttaaggaattatcgccctataatagcaggctgcacagaacctcccattgtctatataggacacaagcttataactaatttgtgttcaacatacatgtcaacataactgcagtgaaaaaaagggaatttgggcaacagaaaacctgtacaattcagcgaaaactgtcaaccatcaaaaaaatacttcttatgatcatatattttgcttttattattatttttattagtactaaaaataatacttgtagtcagacactgaaaaaaaaaacaaacagagcaattacgtctggaactacagaatataactgtaatcaaaaatctaagctttactaagcgtattcgtttataacccagatatgcagggagcatatgtgtattgagatgggccttcccagcaggtcatttcatccactgaattcttttgtttgttttaagcgcattacaatctgtgacacagcagcagtgacaaaaaatatgagtctcagataaatcttgagatttgactcctttgtttcagagtacaagaaaggaatcactcaccgcatagatgtttccctgatatgccgctactccaaggccacgtcggcgagtgcgcatgggagcgatcaaggtccattcgcccgtgagtggatcatagcactccgcagtggaagtggtctgagctccattgctacccccacaaatgtatatctaggaaagatggttcacaagtgatgtgtgttatgctgtacatgattggagatggagatctagaaagcgtaaatgtacatttagctaatggatgtttaatccatccaccttccataaaagtctattcagtacaggatggtggtgaacctggagcctaccacaggaagcacatgggcattggtagggaatttacagttagttgtgatcatttcccttgtgaaccgcagcttaatcagctaattaagttcactaggtttgtttgaatagggaaatctgcaaattgtttaggattctgaccctccaggactggaattgggtaaagctcctacgttaacaccagttattgtatctcacaagtcttgggctgtgggcaaaattgcaaaaacacagagctggacaccacagcactgcccaatgtgccactaatgcagagcgacaatgcaaggtcatttatgttttatctaaacactgacgtttactgaataaacaattatggattgaaatcaaccatttgaagacaaagcgagctactgagtatgtaacataatcaatttcaaggggaaaatgagggtaaccacaggcagacgccctcctattaacctacctttccattcagggtggtggcactggcatcctgtcgctccTCGTTCATGGGCTGGATGATGGTCCACTCATTGGCATTTGGGTCATATCGCTCTACGATATTCAGAGGCGACACGTCTAAACGGCCACCCATCACATAGATGAAGCCGTTACTTACGGCCACACTGACACAACAGCGGCGCCAGTGCATAGGggccatgtgctgccatgtccGTGCGACGGGGTCAAATCTGAGCACAGCATCGGTGAAATTATGGCCATCAtaacccccaaaacaatacatgaagccatttaaacacacactgccatggccggactggcgagtctcctgcccctgtgttatatccacccagcggtcggcccgGGTGTCATAGGCTTCAATCCAGTTTGTCgtgcgcatgttccatccaccaacagccagcaaaatgtcagagggcaagcgcgggcggatcagtgggttctcaaaatcagatcGTGGACGTTCATCATGAAGATCATAGATGACCTTCAGTACATCAGTGATGATTGGCCTGCACGCCacattggccttcactagatcgttggctttgacgattttcatgaagtattccggatccatacgagccatccgaatctacacatgaaacaagaatgagagaattcccatgagttccttagtgctttctgtgaatctctggagatgagcaattcctaacattaaggatacagcagtaagtgcaaatttttatttctttagctgaagccatttactttgaaagtctcagatgtgtcagctaacacttgtttaatgtaagacatctgagtgttttgttttccattatttgttacactctcctcccaggtgtaatacctggaagccttggttgtagacttatgggacatggaaatggaggttcagtctctagctacagtaataaggacttcactcaatgagcattctattgttatatacacaagtcaatgagaacatagtataactatactcaccttggccaataggactgaaatgtgggcctctcgggtggcaggctcgtgctcgatccaccggaggatggcctcaaacactacatcctcttctctgacattaagctcatcctgctcgatgatgtcagaaagttgttcaagacttagttctgggaactcatttgagctgatggcaacctccttaaagtttttcaagattaagttgaatgcagactggtgcagctcgtttacgcagtagacatcggcgattttaagaaggccaatgcagttgttgaggcagagctgctcatgcaggaaatcatagcagcgctgcacgatgcccaagacactgagataatcagcagctgccaggaggttctccacattctcagctgtgatgaccacagagtacgtgtaggcatactctatgacctgcctcagtgtttctggggaaatgcctgggagttggtactcccgctttcctgaatcattccagtcactggcgaacagagccctgaaacacaatccagaagtgactcatctaataaatatcggttttgcaggcaaagttaaataaggggttttctaaatcttctgaaccagggacccccaaatgaaTATCGACCAGAGCTAAGGACCCCCTGCCACAGATGATCACATAGGTACTTAAGAAGTAGGGTCAGGAAGGGCTTTAATCTTATCTTTCCAGCAGTGGCTccctaaaaatatttttcacttagACTAGAGGGCAGGTCCCCCGGAATATTATTTTTGCCACTGATTGACGTGGTccactttttgtaatatttttaca
The DNA window shown above is from Brienomyrus brachyistius isolate T26 unplaced genomic scaffold, BBRACH_0.4 scaffold27, whole genome shotgun sequence and carries:
- the LOC125720841 gene encoding kelch-like protein 10 is translated as MADRSATLLGTLRFLVAADYLSVLGIVQRCYDFLHEQLCLNNCIGLLKIADVYCVNELHQSAFNFILKNFKEVAISSNEFPELSLEQLSDIIQQDELNVREEDVVFDAILRWIEHEPATREAHISALLPKIRMARMDPEYFMKIVKANDLVKANAACRPIITDVMKVIYDLHDESPFSDFENPLIRPRLPSDILLAVGGWNMRTTNCIDAYDTRADRWVDITQEEQSNLAGHGTVYHDGFVYCIGGFDGQNFINTLRRYDPITRAWQQMAPMHWHRCNVSVVVLDGLIYAMGGHIGFRPLNIVECYNPITNEWTQIEHMNERRNDASATTLNGKIYICGGHNGTESLSTVECFDPLSNEWSLITPMSIPRHSLGVTAYKGKIYAVGGINRPDRLQTMEVYDPTTNRWHAVAPMSTPRSDFGIAVVDDLLFVMGGHDGFGVTNKVECYDAGTGSWYRAQDMSRARNHFSCCVVPAHPRIIEYASPR
- the LOC125721042 gene encoding kelch-like protein 10 gives rise to the protein MARMDPEYFMKIVKANDLVKANVACRPIITDVLKVIYDLHDERPRSDFENPLIRPRLPSDILLAVGGWNMRTTNWIEAYDTRADRWVDITQGQETRQSGHGSVCLNGFMYCFGGYDGHNFTDAVLRFDPVARTWQHMAPMHWRRCCVSVAVSNGFIYVMGGRLDVSPLNIVERYDPNANEWTIIQPMNEERQDASATTLNGKIYICGGSNGAQTTSTAECYDPLTGEWTLIAPMRTRRRGLGVAAYQGNIYAVGGTNGAHPVRTMEVYDPAINQWHAGPPMRQQRSYFGIAVVDGLLFAMGGSDGFKVTAKVECFNAVKGSWCRAQEMIAPKRSFSCCTVPAHPRFVQYAAPRPPAPICLPGNHVLNKWLAGNKGNATD